A genomic stretch from Dyella sp. M7H15-1 includes:
- a CDS encoding ShET2/EspL2 family type III secretion system effector toxin: MSAYLGSTVNAFDKAIVHAHCYSTVNAQGESTVMVHTDSHVTVGVHATAVLEKDGTQLHAEEGAAVHLPDGAVVAVTGDTDLTLKNGTLTVNGGSVRVAKPGEGTTMIRTVSPSPGHHAAFPVYNDEVQRPDLPFDKSVPYLSKKNAYPPANLNCKASFPAPAGAPRRDIACRHLAAQYLYDCLHDDAGKVDLNHFESVEQIAQHVSENGTQADYENMLRDAQEAHLIKTDHLGKLLMEQFEKIETENASSAGIGVRGLLLESTNHSMAIRLRVKQDRDDPNKKIYVVKFYDPNCTDATVRCEVDDLSKLNGQTLRQYIDGDGQHNPCYQRYFNNEDCVSVHVCSHQATDQSPLQTSQGKVLTNRCERLSPAVMWHLLNRNFSADLAGLSEDFAKLDVATQVRLLAAKAANGVPGLFMALQNGHAEAIRAYGELLKQLPEEARAQVLARLLEAKDVKGTPGLFIALLNGHAEAIGAYGELLKQLPEEVRTRLLARLLEAKAANGVPGLFMALQNGHVKAIRAYRELLKQLPEEARTRLLVTLLEAKDTKGTPGLFIALLNGHAEAIGAYGELLKQLPEEVRAQVLARLLEAKDANGTPGLLIALLNGHAEAIGAYGELLKQLPEEVRTRLLARLLEAKAANGVPGLFMALQNGHAEAIRAYGELLKQLPEEARAQVLARLLEAKDAKGTPGLFIALLNGHAEAIGAYGELLKQLPEEVRTRLLARLLEAKAANGVPGLFMTLQNGHVKAIRAYRELLKQLPEEARTRLLVTLLEAKDTKGTPGLFIALLNGHAEAIGAYGELLKQLPEEVRAQVLARLLEAKDANGTPGLLIALLNGHAEAIGAYGELLKQLPEEVRTRLLARLLEAKAANGVPGLFMALQNGHVKAIRAYGELLKQLPEEARAQVLARLLEAKDAKGTPGLFIALLNGHAEAIGAYGELLKQLPEEVRTRLLARLLEAKAANGVPGLFMALQNGHVKAIGAYRELLKQLPEEARTRLLVTLLEAKDTKGTPGLFMVLPQNLWDALQGSGK; the protein is encoded by the coding sequence GTGTCGGCCTATCTAGGCTCAACGGTAAATGCCTTCGATAAGGCCATCGTACACGCGCATTGCTATTCGACGGTTAATGCGCAGGGTGAGTCCACCGTCATGGTGCATACGGATTCGCACGTGACAGTGGGTGTGCATGCCACCGCGGTGCTCGAAAAAGACGGTACGCAACTTCACGCGGAGGAAGGCGCTGCCGTGCACTTGCCCGATGGCGCCGTGGTGGCCGTCACCGGCGATACGGACTTAACACTAAAGAACGGGACGCTGACGGTAAACGGCGGTTCGGTTCGGGTGGCCAAGCCAGGCGAAGGCACGACGATGATCCGCACGGTTAGCCCCTCTCCCGGACACCATGCGGCGTTCCCTGTCTATAACGATGAGGTGCAAAGACCGGACCTGCCGTTTGATAAAAGCGTGCCGTATCTGTCTAAAAAGAACGCGTACCCGCCAGCAAACCTAAACTGCAAGGCCAGCTTTCCCGCACCAGCCGGCGCGCCGCGGAGAGACATAGCATGCCGCCACTTGGCGGCCCAATATCTCTACGACTGCTTGCATGATGACGCCGGCAAAGTCGACTTAAACCATTTCGAATCGGTCGAACAAATCGCTCAGCATGTGTCCGAAAACGGGACCCAGGCCGATTATGAAAATATGCTGCGCGATGCCCAAGAAGCGCACCTGATCAAGACCGATCATTTGGGTAAGTTGCTGATGGAGCAATTCGAAAAGATCGAAACCGAAAACGCGTCGTCGGCAGGCATCGGTGTTCGAGGTCTTCTGCTCGAGTCGACCAACCATTCGATGGCCATTCGACTGCGGGTGAAACAGGATCGGGATGACCCCAACAAAAAAATCTATGTCGTCAAGTTTTATGATCCCAACTGTACGGATGCCACCGTACGCTGCGAGGTCGATGACTTAAGCAAGTTAAACGGCCAAACCTTACGGCAATATATCGATGGGGATGGTCAGCATAATCCGTGCTACCAGCGTTATTTTAACAACGAGGACTGTGTGAGTGTGCACGTGTGCAGCCATCAGGCCACTGACCAATCGCCGTTGCAAACAAGCCAAGGGAAGGTGTTGACCAATCGCTGTGAAAGGCTCTCGCCAGCGGTGATGTGGCACCTTCTAAACAGGAACTTTTCGGCGGATCTGGCCGGCCTGTCTGAGGATTTCGCTAAGTTAGATGTGGCAACGCAAGTAAGGCTACTCGCTGCAAAAGCTGCGAACGGGGTGCCGGGGCTTTTCATGGCCTTGCAAAACGGCCATGCCGAGGCAATCCGCGCCTACGGGGAACTCCTGAAGCAATTACCCGAGGAAGCCCGAGCCCAGGTCCTCGCCAGGCTGCTTGAAGCAAAAGATGTGAAGGGTACACCGGGGCTTTTCATAGCCTTGCTAAACGGCCATGCCGAGGCGATCGGCGCCTATGGGGAGCTACTGAAGCAATTACCCGAGGAAGTTCGAACCCGGCTCCTCGCCAGGCTGCTTGAAGCAAAAGCTGCGAACGGGGTGCCGGGGCTTTTCATGGCTTTGCAAAACGGCCATGTCAAGGCAATCCGCGCCTACAGGGAACTCCTGAAGCAATTACCCGAGGAAGCCCGAACCCGGCTCCTCGTTACGCTGCTTGAAGCAAAAGATACGAAGGGTACACCGGGGCTTTTCATAGCCTTGTTAAACGGCCATGCCGAGGCGATCGGCGCCTATGGGGAGCTACTGAAGCAATTACCCGAGGAAGTTCGAGCCCAGGTCCTCGCCAGGCTGCTTGAAGCAAAAGATGCGAACGGTACACCGGGGCTTCTTATAGCCTTGCTAAACGGTCATGCCGAGGCGATCGGCGCCTACGGGGAGCTACTGAAGCAATTACCCGAGGAAGTTCGAACCCGGCTCCTCGCCAGGCTGCTTGAAGCAAAAGCTGCGAACGGGGTGCCGGGGCTTTTCATGGCCTTGCAAAACGGCCATGCCGAGGCAATCCGCGCCTACGGGGAACTCCTGAAGCAATTACCCGAGGAAGCCCGAGCCCAGGTCCTCGCCAGGCTGCTTGAAGCAAAAGATGCGAAGGGTACGCCGGGGCTTTTCATAGCCTTGCTAAACGGCCATGCCGAGGCGATCGGCGCCTATGGGGAGCTACTGAAGCAATTACCCGAGGAAGTTCGAACCCGGCTCCTCGCCAGGCTGCTTGAAGCAAAAGCTGCGAACGGGGTGCCGGGGCTTTTCATGACTTTGCAAAACGGCCATGTCAAGGCAATCCGCGCCTACAGGGAACTCCTGAAGCAATTACCCGAGGAAGCCCGAACCCGGCTCCTCGTTACGCTGCTTGAAGCAAAAGATACGAAGGGTACACCGGGGCTTTTCATAGCCTTGTTAAACGGCCATGCCGAGGCGATCGGCGCCTATGGGGAGCTACTGAAGCAATTACCCGAGGAAGTTCGAGCCCAGGTCCTCGCCAGGCTGCTTGAAGCAAAAGATGCGAACGGTACACCGGGGCTTCTTATAGCCTTGCTAAACGGTCATGCCGAGGCGATCGGCGCCTACGGGGAGCTACTGAAGCAATTACCCGAGGAAGTTCGAACCCGGCTCCTCGCCAGGCTGCTTGAAGCAAAAGCTGCGAACGGGGTGCCGGGGCTTTTCATGGCTTTGCAAAACGGCCATGTCAAGGCAATCCGCGCCTACGGGGAACTCCTGAAGCAATTACCCGAGGAAGCCCGAGCCCAGGTCCTCGCCAGGCTGCTTGAAGCAAAAGATGCGAAGGGTACGCCGGGGCTTTTCATAGCCTTGCTAAACGGCCATGCCGAGGCGATCGGCGCCTATGGGGAACTGCTCAAGCAATTACCCGAGGAAGTTCGAACCCGGCTCCTCGCCAGGCTGCTTGAAGCAAAAGCTGCGAACGGGGTGCCGGGGCTTTTCATGGCCTTGCAAAACGGTCATGTCAAGGCGATCGGCGCCTACAGGGAACTCCTGAAGCAATTACCCGAGGAAGCCCGAACCCGGCTCCTCGTTACGCTGCTTGAAGCAAAAGATACGAAGGGTACACCTGGGCTTTTTATGGTTCTTCCGCAGAATTTGTGGGATGCCTTGCAGGGTTCCGGCAAGTGA
- a CDS encoding ShET2/EspL2 family type III secretion system effector toxin yields the protein MVAVTGDTDLTLKNGMLTVDGGSVRVVKPGEGMTMIRTISPSPGHHAAFPVYNDEVQRPDLPFGKSVPYLSKKNAYPPANLNGVATFPTPAGAPEIDIECCHLAVQYLYDCLHDEAGKVDLNPFESVEQIAQHVPENGTDADYETMRRDAQEAHLIKTDHLDSLLMEQFKKIESDSPSGAGVRGLLVESSNHSMAIRLRVKPHPQDDNKKIYVVTFYDPNMTDATVRCEVDDLSKLNGQTLRQYIDGDGQHDSYYSSYFRNDEDCALVHVCSPQAAQQPPLQTSQGRALTSRCEGLSPAVMWHLLSGNFSVDLAGLSEDFAKLDVETQVRLLAAKDMNGTPGFYMALQEGHVEVIRAYGELLKQLPKEARTQALVKLLEAKAVNGTPGLFMALQEGRAEAICAYGELLKQLPEEARVQSLITLLEAKDANGTPGLLMALQNGHAEAIRPYGELLKQLPEEARTQSLITLLEAKAVNGTPGLFMALQNGHAKAIRAYGELLKQLPKEDQTKFLGTLLEAKASKGTPGLLRALLSGHAEAIRAYGELLKQLPEEVQTEFLATLLEAKNAQGIPGLFMALQKGHAEAIGAYGELLKQLTKEARDQFLVTLLEAKDLDGTPGLFMALQEGHAKAIRAYGELLKQLPEEARVQSLVTLLEAKDADGISGFSIALEEGHTEAVQAYEALREELTALKMLE from the coding sequence GTGGTGGCCGTCACCGGCGATACGGACTTAACGCTAAAGAACGGGATGCTGACGGTGGACGGCGGTTCGGTTCGGGTGGTCAAGCCAGGCGAAGGCATGACGATGATCCGCACGATTAGCCCCTCTCCCGGACACCATGCGGCGTTTCCTGTCTATAACGATGAGGTGCAACGACCGGACCTGCCGTTTGGTAAAAGCGTGCCGTATCTGTCTAAAAAGAACGCGTACCCGCCAGCGAACCTAAACGGCGTTGCCACCTTTCCCACACCAGCCGGCGCGCCGGAGATAGACATCGAATGCTGCCACTTAGCGGTCCAATATCTCTACGACTGCTTGCATGATGAAGCTGGCAAAGTCGACTTAAACCCTTTCGAATCGGTCGAACAAATCGCTCAGCATGTGCCCGAAAATGGGACCGACGCCGATTATGAAACGATGCGGCGCGATGCCCAGGAAGCGCACCTGATCAAGACCGATCATTTGGATAGCTTGCTGATGGAGCAATTCAAAAAGATCGAAAGTGATTCTCCGAGTGGCGCGGGTGTGCGTGGCCTGCTAGTCGAGTCGAGCAACCATTCGATGGCCATTCGGCTGCGTGTGAAACCGCATCCGCAGGACGACAACAAAAAAATCTATGTCGTCACGTTTTATGATCCCAACATGACGGACGCCACCGTACGCTGCGAGGTGGATGACTTAAGTAAGTTAAACGGCCAGACCTTACGGCAATATATCGATGGGGATGGTCAACATGATTCGTACTACTCATCCTATTTTAGGAACGATGAGGATTGTGCGTTAGTGCACGTGTGCAGCCCTCAGGCTGCTCAGCAACCGCCGTTGCAAACAAGCCAAGGCAGGGCATTGACCAGTCGCTGTGAAGGACTTTCGCCAGCGGTGATGTGGCACCTGCTGAGTGGCAACTTCTCGGTGGATCTGGCCGGCCTGTCTGAGGACTTCGCTAAGTTAGATGTGGAAACACAAGTAAGGCTACTCGCTGCAAAAGATATGAATGGTACGCCGGGGTTTTATATGGCCTTGCAAGAGGGTCATGTCGAGGTGATCCGTGCTTACGGGGAACTACTCAAGCAACTACCCAAGGAAGCTCGAACCCAGGCCCTCGTCAAGCTTCTTGAAGCAAAAGCTGTGAACGGCACACCGGGGCTTTTTATGGCCTTGCAAGAGGGTCGGGCCGAGGCAATTTGCGCCTATGGGGAACTCCTGAAGCAACTACCCGAGGAAGCCCGAGTCCAGTCCCTCATCACGCTGCTTGAAGCAAAAGATGCGAACGGCACACCGGGGCTTCTTATGGCCTTGCAAAACGGTCATGCCGAGGCGATCCGCCCCTACGGGGAACTCCTCAAGCAACTACCCGAGGAAGCTCGAACCCAGTCCCTCATCACGCTGCTTGAAGCAAAAGCTGTGAACGGCACACCGGGGCTTTTTATGGCCTTGCAAAATGGCCATGCCAAGGCGATCCGCGCCTACGGGGAACTCCTCAAGCAATTACCCAAGGAAGACCAAACCAAGTTCCTCGGCACGCTGCTTGAAGCAAAAGCTTCGAAAGGCACACCGGGACTTCTTAGGGCCTTGCTAAGCGGTCATGCCGAGGCGATCCGCGCCTACGGGGAACTCCTCAAGCAATTACCCGAGGAAGTCCAGACCGAATTCCTGGCCACGCTGCTAGAAGCAAAAAATGCGCAGGGCATACCGGGGCTTTTCATGGCCTTGCAAAAGGGCCATGCCGAGGCGATCGGCGCCTACGGGGAACTCCTCAAGCAATTAACCAAGGAAGCCCGAGACCAATTCCTTGTCACGCTGCTTGAGGCAAAAGATCTGGACGGTACACCAGGGCTTTTCATGGCCTTGCAAGAGGGCCATGCGAAGGCGATCCGCGCCTACGGAGAGCTGCTTAAGCAATTACCCGAGGAAGCTCGAGTCCAGTCCCTCGTCACGCTGCTTGAAGCAAAAGATGCGGACGGCATATCGGGGTTTTCCATAGCCTTGGAAGAGGGCCATACCGAGGCGGTCCAAGCATATGAGGCATTACGTGAGGAATTAACCGCACTCAAGATGCTTGAGTAA
- a CDS encoding ShET2/EspL2 family type III secretion system effector toxin — translation MKGINLFKFPPQTDALIAREDTVPQETVEGHDRKVVRGPALVTDHAEVMAFRGAAVTAKGNATVWAHADTTVNAFDKAVVHAHCYSTVNAQGESTVIVRTDSHVTVGAHATAVLEKDGTQLHAEEGAVVHLPDGTVVAVTGDTDLTLKNGTLTVNGGSVRVVKPGEGTTMIRTVSPSPGHHAAFPVYNFFVKRADLPFDKSMPYLSKINAYPPASLNGVATFPTPADSPLEVIACRHLAAQYLYDCLHDDAGKVDLDHFESVEQIAQHVSENGTQADYENMRRDAQEAHLIKTDHLGKLLMEQFEKIETENASSAGIGVRGLLLESTNHSMAIRLRVKQDRDDPNKKIYVVKFYDPNMTDTTVRCEVDDLSKLNGQTLRQYIDGDGQHDPYYQHYFSSNEDCVMVHVCSHQATEQPPLQTSQGKVLTSRCEGLSPAVMWHLLRDNCSVDLAGLSADFANLDVETQVRLLTAKDMNGTPGFYMALQNGHAEAIRAYGELLKQLPEEVSAKPIVTPAKPIVTPVKLIVTPVKLIVTPTKPIVTLLEAKIANGTSGLYIALQNGHAEAIRAYGELLKQVGNVSLVKLLEAKSADGTSGLFMALHAGHAEAIRAYGELLKQLPKGARDRSLFKLLDAIGADGTTGLYAALQNGHAEAIRAYGELLEQLPKEARAKLLVKRLNANGVSGLQVALQNGHAEAIRAYGELLKQLPEEAQAQVLVTLLEAKDVDGTSGLSVALEEGHTEAIQAYEALLKELMSAMLSA, via the coding sequence ATGAAAGGCATCAATCTCTTTAAGTTTCCCCCGCAAACCGATGCGTTAATCGCGCGGGAAGACACCGTGCCTCAGGAGACGGTAGAGGGTCACGATCGGAAGGTCGTCAGGGGTCCAGCCCTCGTCACGGACCACGCCGAGGTTATGGCCTTTCGGGGTGCCGCAGTCACGGCGAAAGGCAATGCGACCGTGTGGGCCCATGCAGACACAACGGTAAATGCCTTCGATAAGGCCGTCGTACACGCGCATTGTTATTCGACGGTTAATGCGCAGGGCGAGTCCACTGTCATAGTGCGTACGGATTCGCACGTGACAGTGGGTGCGCATGCCACCGCGGTGCTCGAAAAAGACGGTACGCAACTTCACGCGGAGGAAGGCGCTGTCGTGCACTTGCCGGATGGTACCGTGGTGGCGGTCACCGGCGATACGGACTTAACGCTAAAGAACGGAACGCTGACGGTAAACGGCGGTTCGGTTCGGGTGGTCAAGCCAGGCGAAGGCACGACGATGATCCGCACGGTTAGCCCCTCTCCTGGACACCATGCGGCGTTCCCTGTCTATAACTTTTTTGTGAAACGAGCGGACCTGCCGTTTGATAAAAGCATGCCGTATCTGTCTAAAATAAACGCGTACCCGCCAGCGAGTCTAAACGGCGTCGCCACCTTTCCCACACCAGCCGACTCACCGTTGGAAGTCATCGCATGCCGCCACTTGGCGGCCCAATATCTCTACGACTGCTTGCATGATGACGCCGGCAAAGTCGACTTAGACCATTTCGAATCGGTCGAACAAATCGCTCAGCATGTGTCCGAAAACGGGACCCAAGCCGATTATGAAAATATGCGGCGCGATGCCCAAGAAGCGCATCTGATCAAGACCGATCATTTGGGTAAGTTGCTGATGGAGCAATTCGAAAAGATCGAAACCGAAAACGCGTCGTCGGCAGGCATCGGTGTTCGAGGTCTTCTGCTCGAGTCGACCAACCATTCGATGGCCATTCGACTGCGGGTGAAACAGGATCGGGATGACCCCAACAAAAAAATCTATGTCGTCAAGTTTTATGATCCCAACATGACGGACACCACCGTACGCTGCGAGGTCGATGACTTAAGCAAGTTGAACGGCCAGACCTTACGGCAATATATCGATGGGGATGGTCAACATGATCCGTACTACCAGCACTATTTTAGTAGCAACGAGGACTGCGTGATGGTGCATGTGTGCAGCCATCAAGCCACTGAGCAACCGCCGTTGCAAACAAGCCAAGGCAAGGTATTGACCAGCCGCTGTGAAGGACTTTCGCCAGCGGTGATGTGGCATCTGCTGCGCGACAACTGCTCGGTGGATCTGGCCGGCCTGTCCGCGGACTTCGCCAATTTAGATGTGGAAACGCAAGTAAGGCTACTCACTGCAAAAGATATGAATGGTACGCCGGGGTTTTATATGGCCTTGCAAAACGGTCATGCCGAGGCGATCCGTGCCTATGGGGAACTCCTCAAGCAATTACCCGAGGAAGTCTCAGCCAAGCCTATCGTTACGCCAGCCAAGCCTATCGTCACGCCAGTCAAGCTTATCGTCACGCCAGTCAAGCTTATCGTCACGCCAACCAAGCCTATCGTCACGCTGCTTGAAGCAAAAATTGCGAATGGCACATCGGGGCTTTATATTGCCTTGCAAAACGGTCATGCTGAGGCGATTCGTGCCTACGGGGAACTACTCAAGCAAGTCGGGAACGTGAGCCTCGTCAAGTTGCTTGAAGCAAAAAGTGCGGACGGTACATCGGGGCTTTTCATGGCCTTGCATGCTGGCCATGCCGAGGCGATCCGTGCCTACGGAGAACTCCTCAAGCAACTACCCAAGGGAGCCCGGGACAGGTCCCTCTTCAAGCTGCTTGACGCAATAGGTGCGGACGGCACGACGGGGCTTTATGCTGCCTTGCAAAACGGTCATGCCGAGGCGATCCGTGCCTACGGGGAGCTACTGGAGCAACTACCCAAGGAAGCCCGAGCCAAGCTTCTGGTCAAGCGGCTAAATGCAAACGGTGTGTCAGGGCTTCAAGTGGCCTTGCAAAACGGCCATGCCGAGGCAATTCGTGCCTACGGGGAGCTACTCAAGCAATTACCCGAGGAAGCCCAAGCCCAGGTCCTTGTCACGCTGCTTGAAGCAAAAGATGTGGACGGTACATCGGGGCTTTCCGTAGCCTTGGAAGAGGGCCATACCGAGGCGATCCAGGCATATGAGGCCTTACTCAAGGAGTTGATGTCTGCAATGCTATCTGCCTGA
- a CDS encoding ShET2/EspL2 family type III secretion system effector toxin, whose amino-acid sequence MEGINRFKFPPQTDALIAREDTVPQETVEGHDRKVVRGPALVTDHAEVMAFRGAAVTAKGNATVWAHADTTVNAFDKAVVHAHCYSTVNAQGESTVIVRTDSHVTVGAHATAVLEKDGTQLHAEEGAVVHLPDGTVVAVTGDTDLTLKNGTLTVNGGSVRVVKPGEGTTMIRTVSPPPGHHAAFPVYNFFVKRADLPFDKSVPYLSKKNAYPPKNLNGDVAFPTPADSPLEVIVCRHLAAQYLYDCLHDDAGKVDLNHFESVEQIAQHVPENGTEADYENMRRNAQEAHLIKTDHLGKLLMEQFEKIETENTSSAGAGVRGLLLESTNHSMAIRLRVKQDRDDPNKKIYVVKFYDPNMTDTTVRCEVDDLSKLNGQTLRQYIDGDGQHNPRYQDYFSGGEDCAIVRVCSHQATEQPPLQTSQGRALTSRCEELSPAMMSHLLAGNFSVDLAGLSEDFAKLDMETQVRLLAAKDADGTSGLFMALQDGHAEAIRAYGELLKQLPEEARARVLATLLEAKAVDGTPGLFMALQEGHTEAIRAYGELLKQLSEEGRAQFLVTLLEAKDADGIPGLFKALQKGRAEAIRAYGELLKQLPKEGRTQFLATLLEAKDADGIPGLYMALQNGHAEAIGVYEELLKQLPEEVQTEFLATLLEAKNAKGTPGLCMALQQGHAKAIRAYGKLFTQLAEEVQAEFLATLLEAKSAKGTPGLFMALKKGHAKAIRAYGELFKQLPEEARARVLATLLEAKDADGTPGLFMALQEGHVEAIRAYGELLKQLPEEGRAPFLVTLLAAKDADGTPGLFMALQEGHAEAIRAYGELLKQLPEEARVQSLVALLEAKDADGASGLSIALQEGHTEAIQAYEALLKELMPATLSA is encoded by the coding sequence ATGGAAGGCATCAATCGTTTTAAGTTTCCCCCGCAAACCGATGCGTTAATCGCGCGGGAAGACACCGTGCCTCAGGAGACGGTAGAGGGTCACGATCGGAAGGTCGTCAGGGGTCCAGCCCTCGTCACGGACCACGCCGAGGTTATGGCCTTTCGGGGTGCCGCAGTCACGGCGAAAGGCAATGCGACCGTGTGGGCCCATGCAGACACAACGGTAAATGCCTTCGATAAGGCCGTCGTACACGCGCATTGTTATTCGACGGTTAATGCGCAGGGCGAGTCCACTGTCATAGTGCGTACGGATTCGCACGTGACAGTGGGTGCGCATGCCACCGCGGTGCTCGAAAAAGACGGTACGCAACTTCACGCGGAGGAAGGCGCTGTCGTGCACTTGCCGGATGGCACCGTGGTGGCGGTCACCGGCGATACGGACTTAACGCTAAAGAACGGGACGCTGACGGTAAACGGCGGTTCGGTTCGGGTGGTCAAGCCAGGCGAAGGCACGACGATGATCCGCACGGTTAGTCCCCCTCCTGGACACCATGCGGCGTTCCCTGTCTATAACTTTTTTGTGAAACGAGCGGACCTGCCGTTTGATAAAAGCGTGCCGTATCTGTCTAAAAAGAACGCGTACCCGCCAAAGAACCTAAACGGCGACGTCGCCTTTCCCACACCAGCCGACTCACCGCTGGAAGTCATCGTATGCCGCCACTTGGCGGCCCAATATCTCTACGACTGCTTGCATGATGACGCCGGCAAAGTCGACTTAAACCATTTCGAATCGGTCGAACAAATCGCTCAGCATGTGCCCGAAAACGGGACCGAAGCCGATTATGAAAATATGCGGCGCAATGCCCAGGAAGCGCACCTGATCAAAACTGATCATTTGGGTAAGTTGCTGATGGAGCAATTCGAAAAGATCGAAACCGAAAACACGTCGTCGGCAGGCGCCGGTGTTCGAGGTTTGCTGCTCGAGTCGACCAACCATTCGATGGCCATTCGACTGCGGGTGAAACAGGATCGGGATGACCCCAACAAAAAAATCTATGTCGTCAAGTTTTATGATCCCAACATGACGGACACCACCGTACGCTGCGAGGTCGATGACTTAAGCAAGTTGAACGGCCAGACCTTACGACAATATATCGACGGGGATGGCCAGCATAATCCGCGCTATCAGGATTATTTTAGTGGCGGTGAGGACTGTGCGATAGTGCGTGTGTGCAGCCATCAGGCCACTGAGCAACCGCCGTTGCAAACAAGCCAAGGGAGGGCGTTGACCAGTCGCTGTGAAGAACTTTCGCCAGCGATGATGTCGCACCTGCTGGCTGGCAACTTCTCGGTGGATCTGGCCGGCCTGTCCGAGGACTTCGCCAAGTTAGATATGGAAACGCAAGTAAGGCTACTCGCTGCAAAAGATGCGGACGGCACATCGGGGCTTTTCATGGCCTTGCAAGATGGCCATGCCGAGGCGATCCGTGCCTACGGAGAACTCCTGAAGCAACTACCCGAGGAAGCCCGAGCCCGGGTCCTCGCCACGCTGCTTGAAGCAAAAGCTGTGGATGGTACACCGGGGCTTTTCATGGCCTTGCAAGAGGGTCATACGGAGGCAATCCGCGCCTACGGGGAGCTGCTCAAGCAATTATCCGAGGAAGGCCGAGCCCAGTTCCTCGTCACGCTGCTTGAAGCAAAAGATGCGGACGGTATACCGGGGCTTTTCAAGGCTTTGCAAAAGGGTCGGGCCGAGGCAATCCGCGCCTACGGGGAACTCCTCAAGCAACTACCCAAGGAAGGCCGAACCCAGTTCCTCGCCACGCTGCTTGAAGCAAAAGATGCGGACGGTATACCGGGGCTTTATATGGCCTTGCAAAATGGCCATGCGGAGGCGATCGGCGTCTACGAGGAACTCCTCAAGCAACTACCCGAGGAAGTCCAGACCGAATTCTTGGCCACGCTGCTCGAAGCAAAAAATGCGAAGGGAACACCGGGGCTTTGTATGGCCTTGCAACAGGGTCATGCCAAGGCGATCCGCGCCTACGGGAAACTATTCACGCAACTAGCCGAGGAAGTCCAGGCCGAATTCCTGGCCACGCTGCTCGAAGCAAAAAGTGCGAAGGGAACACCGGGGCTTTTCATGGCCTTGAAAAAGGGCCATGCCAAGGCGATCCGCGCCTACGGGGAACTCTTCAAGCAACTACCCGAGGAAGCCCGAGCCCGGGTTCTCGCCACGCTGCTTGAAGCAAAAGATGCGGATGGTACACCGGGGCTTTTCATGGCCTTGCAAGAGGGCCATGTGGAGGCGATCCGCGCCTACGGGGAGCTGCTCAAGCAATTACCCGAGGAAGGCCGAGCCCCGTTCCTCGTCACGCTGCTTGCAGCAAAAGATGCGGATGGTACACCGGGGCTTTTCATGGCCTTGCAAGAGGGCCATGCGGAGGCGATCCGCGCTTACGGGGAGCTGCTCAAGCAGTTACCCGAGGAAGCTCGAGTCCAGTCCCTCGTCGCGCTGCTTGAAGCAAAAGATGCGGACGGCGCATCGGGGCTTTCCATAGCCTTGCAAGAGGGCCATACCGAGGCGATCCAAGCATATGAGGCATTACTCAAGGAGTTGATGCCTGCAACGCTATCTGCTTGA